A single region of the Montipora capricornis isolate CH-2021 chromosome 13, ASM3666992v2, whole genome shotgun sequence genome encodes:
- the LOC138030736 gene encoding uncharacterized protein, translating to MRILENGVKKQSDGRYKISLPLKSDNVCLANNRQLAVKRWNQQNARFKKNPKFFTDYQTFIKNLTSHCAERVPADRLEVQDSKVNYDPHTGVYHPKKPGQIRAVFECSAQYNGVSFNDYLLQSPQFMNDLLGILCRFRQETVALRTDVRGMFHPFVVWEEQRDLLRFFWWLNGDPSKEVAEYRIKAHLFGASSSPGCSHFGIRRAADNGEEEFGANAPTFIRKNSM from the coding sequence ATGAGGATCCTGGAGAATGGTGTTAAGAAGCAATCTGATGGACGGTATAAAATTTCACTTCCCTTGAAGTCTGACAATGTTTGTCTTGCCAACAACCGTCAGCTTGCTGTAAAAAGATGGAACCAACAGAATGCCAGATTCAAAAAGAATCCGAAGTTCTTCACAGACTACCAGACCTTTATAAAGAATCTAACTTCTCACTGTGCAGAAAGAGTCCCTGCTGATCGTCTTGAAGTACAAGATAGCAAAGTTAACTATGATCCTCATACGGGAGTCTACCATCCCAAGAAACCAGGACAGATACGCGCAGTATTTGAATGTTCAGCGCAGTACAATGGTGTCAGCTTCAATGACTACCTGCTGCAAAGTCCTCAATTTATGAATGATCTGTTGGGGATCCTGTGTCGTTTTCGCCAAGAAACTGTTGCCCTCAGGACGGACGTAAGGGGCATGTTCCATCCGTTTGTGGTCTGGGAAGAACAAAGAGACCTATTGCGTTTCTTTTGGTGGCTGAACGGAGACCCGTCAAAGGAAGTAGCTGAGTACCGTATAAAAGCTCATCTGTTCGGCGCCAGCAGCTCCCCAGGTTGTTCGCACTTTGGGATCAGAAGAGCAGCAGATAATGGTGAAGAAGAATTCGGTGCCAATGCACCTACATTCATACGCAAGAATTCTATGTAG
- the LOC138029336 gene encoding neuropeptide FF receptor 2-like: protein MPDGTETPDPSTRSNTTWLAVYISEFVIIFLINGFTIITFARNHHLRKRPTYLIINLAVTYLLVGAVSGPMHIYRKLTIETGSVFSWKKLTVIYFDTLFTSCSLLNLALLSLERLHATLFPFRHSRMMKWVYLKTVVCIWLLALFLASAQTALVLTDSKAAIIFWASLIIIALSTVIVSYTIIIFNVKRNAPPQLSGAGASDRKLTATLFVVTALSTFFIFPILPAALGALRESFNILQSVSVLFYANSFVNPIVYTLRMQEFRNAALIRCHKITEPQRQSLQMNCVKRTTASLDPQALGNSSTSDHFGNSKK, encoded by the coding sequence ATGCCGGATGGAACAGAAACACCTGATCCTTCGACAAGGTCGAATACCACGTGGCTTGCAGTTTACATTTCTGAATTTGTCATCATATTTCTAATAAACGGCTTTACTATAATCACCTTTGCAAGAAATCATCATCTACGCAAGCGCCCAACGTACCTGATCATAAACCTGGCTGTGACATACTTGCTGGTGGGAGCAGTGTCAGGACCCATGCATATTTACCGTAAACTAACCATTGAAACGGGAAGTGTATTCAGTTGGAAAAAGCTCACAGTCATTTACTTTGACACACTTTTTACAAGTTGCTCCCTGCTTAATCTTGCCTTGCTGTCGTTGGAACGCCTTCATgcaactttatttccttttagACACTCTCGAATGATGAAATGGGTTTATTTAAAGAccgttgtttgcatttggctATTAGCTCTCTTCTTGGCGTCTGCACAGACTGCGCTAGTTCTTACTGACTCAAAAGCCGCCATAATCTTTTGGGCTTCACTTATTATAATTGCCCTTTCGACCGTCATAGTATCCTATACGATTATTATCTTTAATGTGAAGAGGAATGCCCCTCCACAGCTATCTGGGGCAGGGGCCTCCGACAGGAAATTGACGGCCACGTTATTCGTTGTCACTGCTCTGAGCACATTCTTCATTTTCCCCATTCTTCCCGCTGCCCTCGGTGCACTAAGAGAATCATTTAATATTCTCCAGTCCGTAAGTGTCTTGTTCTACGCCAATTCCTTTGTAAATCCTATAGTTTATACCTTAAGAATGCAAGAGTTTCGGAATGCCGCGCTAATCAGGTGTCATAAGATTACAGAACCACAACGCCAGTCTCTCCAGATGAATTGCGTAAAACGCACAACAGCATCTCTGGATCCTCAAGCCCTGGGTAATAGTAGTACAAGTGACCACTTTGGAAATAGCAAAAAGTAA
- the LOC138030737 gene encoding uncharacterized protein → MNATSAETSRDQSRKKRQVLRKASSLYKLDPFLDQDGLIRVGGRIRRANVSVDTKHPVIIPGTGHLTELLIRHHHLKVNHMGQGMTHNELRQNGYWILKSSSRVARSIFNCVTCSRLRKSAEEQKMACLPKDRLTFSYSAVDCVGPFIVRERRSNIKCYGVLFRCMGSRIVHLETANSLDKSFYESQRLRQLRSDQGANFIGARNELKTTLSEMNQDQFQENVLRNKCEWIPFKFNAPHCGHTGGP, encoded by the coding sequence ATGAACGCCACATCTGCAGAGACAAGCAGAGATCAGTCAAGAAAGAAAAGACAAGTGCTACGTAAAGCCAGTTCGCTCTACAAATTGGATCCTTTTCTGGACCAAGATGGTCTAATTCGTGTAGGTGGTCGTATCAGAAGAGCAAATGTCTCAGTAGATACGAAGCATCCAGTTATTATTCCGGGAACGGGACATTTGACTGAACTATTAATTCGTCACCACCACTTGAAAGTAAACCACATGGGTCAAGGGATGACGCACAATGAGCTTCGCCAAAATGGCTATTGGATACTTAAAAGTTCGTCAAGAGTGGCCAGGTCAATATTCAATTGTGTGACGTGTAGCCGACTACGTAAATCCGCAGAAGAGCAGAAAATGGCTTGTCTTCCAAAAGACCGACTCACATTTTCTTATAGTGCTGTTGACTGTGTTGGCCCTTTCATTGTCAGGGAAAGGAGGAGTAATATCAAATGTTATGGAGTACTGTTTAGGTGTATGGGATCGAGGATTGTTCATTTGGAGACTGCCAATTCACTGGACAAGTCGTTTTATGAATCGCAGAGGCTTAGACAACTGAGGAGCGACCAAGGAGCCAACTTCATTGGTGCTCGAAACGAGCTCAAAACAACCTTATCCGAGATGAATCAAGACCAGTTCCAGGAGAACGTGTTGAGAAATAAATGTGAGTGGATCCCATTCAAGTTCAATGCACCACATTGTGGTCACACGGGAGGTCCGTAG
- the LOC138029335 gene encoding allatostatin-A receptor-like: MPDGTETPDPSTRLNTTWLVVYIPEFVIIFLINVFTLITFARNHHLRKCTTYLIINLAVADLLVGAVSGPMHIYRELTFKAESGISWKKLTVVYFESLFTSCSLLNLALLSLERLHATLFPFRHSRMMKRVYLKTVVCIWLLALVSASAEAALFFTDSKAAIIFLASFFIIVLSTVIVSYTIIIFNVKRNAPPQLSGAGASDRKLTATLFVVTALSTFFILPILPTGLGVLTQSFNIRQSVSVLFYANSFVNPIVYTLRMQEFRNAALIRCHNITEPQRQSLQMNCVKRTTASLDPQALGNSSTSDHFGNSKK; the protein is encoded by the coding sequence ATGCCGGATGGAACAGAAACACCTGATCCTTCGACAAGGTTGAATACCACGTGGCTTGTAGTTTACATCCCTGAATTTGTCATCATATTTCTAATAAACGTCTTCACTCTCATCACCTTTGCAAGAAATCACCATCTACGCAAGTGCACTACGTACCTGATCATAAACCTGGCTGTGGCTGATTTGCTGGTGGGAGCTGTGTCAGGGCCCATGCATATTTACCGTGAACTAACCTTTAAAGCTGAAAGTGGAATTAGTTGGAAAAAGCTCACAGTCGTTTACTTTGAAAGTCTTTTTACAAGTTGCTCCCTGCTTAATCTTGCTTTGCTGTCGTTGGAACGCCTTCATgcaactttatttccttttagACACTCTCGAATGATGAAACGGGTTTATTTAAAGAccgttgtttgcatttggctATTAGCTCTGGTCTCGGCGTCTGCAGAGGCTGCGCTATTTTTTACTGACTCAAAAGCCGCCATAATCTTTTTGGCTTCATTTTTTATAATTGTGCTTTCGACCGTCATAGTATCCTATACGATTATTATCTTTAATGTGAAGAGGAATGCCCCTCCACAGCTATCTGGGGCAGGGGCCTCCGACAGGAAATTGACGGCCACGTTATTCGTTGTCACTGCTCTGAGCACATTCTTCATTCTTCCCATTCTTCCCACTGGCCTCGGTGTACTAACACAATCATTTAATATCCGCCAGTCCGTAAGTGTCTTGTTCTACGCCAATTCCTTTGTTAATCCTATAGTTTATACCTTAAGAATGCAAGAGTTTCGGAATGCCGCGCTAATCAGGTGTCATAACATTACAGAACCACAACGCCAGTCTCTCCAGATGAATTGCGTAAAACGCACAACAGCATCTCTGGATCCTCAAGCCCTGGGTAATAGTAGTACTAGTGACCACTTTGGAAATagcaaaaagtaa